Below is a genomic region from Falsibacillus pallidus.
ATGACATTCTATGATCCCAAGACCAAGAAATATGGAGCCTTGGGACATGTCATTTCAGATATGGATACGAAAAAACCAATTGTAGTGGAAGACGGACAGATCTTGAAATCTACAGTGACATCGATTGAAAAAGGGAGCAATGGGAATCCGGGGGAAAAGCTGGCCCGTTTTTCTCCTGACCGTGAAATAATCGGCGACATCAACCGCAACAGTCCATTTGGTATTTTTGGAAAGCTGCATCACGGCTTGGATAACGGTTTGCTTGATAAACCGATGCCTATTGCATTATCAAATCAAGTCAAAGAAGGACCGGCAAAAATACTGACAGTAGTGGATGGAGATCAAATCGAAGAATATGACATTGAAATCGTGAGTACAATCCCACAAAAATTCCCTGCAACAAAAGGGATGGTCATTAAAGTGACAGATCCTAAACTGCTTGCAAAAACAGGTGGGATCGTTCAGGGGATGAGCGGAAGCCCGATCATTCAGAATGGAAAACTAATTGGAGCGGTTACACACGTATTTGTGAATGATCCCACTTCGGGATACGGTGTCCATATTGAATGGATGCTTCATGAAGCTGGGATTGATATTTACGGTGATAATGAAAATGAAAATAAGGCAGGCTGAACAAAAGCACCGATTAAAAATCGGTGCTTTTGTTAATGGATATGCTTCCATAAAAATAGATAAAAATAAAAAATAACATAGAATACACTTGCAAATCAATATGTTTTTGCTATCATATAGATAAATAAAATTCGACAAATCGATAACCGGTTTTATCGAATGTAGTCGAAAACAAGAGAAAACAAGAGGATTTAAAAGAAAATATATATTTTTTAACATTTTTTCAAAAAAGAAAAGGAATTTTAGTTGCATTGTCGAATTTGTCAATTACAATAATATTTAGATAAATAAAAAATGGATTTATTTAATTGAGGAGGAAACCTTTAGTGAAGAAAATTAAAGTATGTATTGTGGATGATAACCGTGAATTAGTTGGACTCTTGAATGATTATATCGAGTCCATGGATGATATGGAAGTTCTTGGTGTGGCGCATAATGGACAGGAATGCCTTCAGATGCTTGAAGAAGCTGAACCGGATGTTTTAGTCCTTGATATTATCATGCCTCATCTTGACGGATTGGCTGTTTTAGAGAAGCTTAGGGAAAATCCTCGATCCACTATGCCAAACGTAATCATGCTTACTGCTTTTGGCCAGGAGGATGTGACAAAGAAAGCAGTCGAATTAGGCGCATCTTACTTCATCCTGAAACCGTTCGATATGGAAAACCTTGCAAGCCACATTCGACAAGTGAGCGGGAAAACAAATTCATTCATTAAAAAATCTTCCTCCATTAGATCAGCCGAACAAAAGCCGAGAAATCTCGACGCAAGCATTACCAGCATCATCCACGAAATTGGTGTGCCTGCTCATATTAAAGGATATCTTTATTTGAGAGAAGCAATCTCAATGGTTTATAACGATATAGAGCTTCTGGGATCGATCACTAAAGTTTTATATCCAGATATCGCAAAAAAATATAATACCACTGCAAGCCGTGTGGAACGAGCAATCCGCCATGCCATAGAGGTTGCGTGGAGCAGGGGGAACATTGAATCGATTTCATCCCTGTTTGGATACACAGTATCTATGTCGAAAGCCAAGCCGACGAATTCTGAGTTCATCGCGATGGTGGCAGATAAGTTAAGGCTGGAACATAAAGCTTCTTGAAAGAGTGAGAATCAATAAACGATAAAAAAGCTTACAGGGGAATCTCTCTGTAAGCTTTTTTACACGATTTCAGCTAATATTTAAACAAAAGTGCCATTATACTATTATAAGTAGGGTGATGGGTCACCTATAATAAAATCGACAATCATGTTGGGATGGTGAAAAAATGGCTTTTACACAAATTTTTGCTCATAGGGGTTCTGCGGGTACACACCCTGAAAATACAATGTCATCTTTCAAAGAAGCTGAAAAAGCAGGTGCGGATGGGATTGAACTCGATGTCCAGCTTTCCAAGGATGGAGAGGTAGTTGTTATTCATGACGAAACACTAGATAGAACGACGAATGGAAAAGGGTTTGTAAAGGATTTTACACTTGAGGAACTAAAGAAATTGGATGCCAGCTATAAATTCAATACATTTTTTAAAAAGCCGAGAATACCATCGTTCCGTGAAGTTTGCGAATGGCTAAAAACCAATGAACTCTTATGCAATGTAGAATTGAAGAATGGAGTCTTTCCATATCCGCAATTGGAGGAAAAAGTGATTGCGCTCGTGAGGGAGTTTGGATTGGAGAACCGGATCATCATCTCCTCGTTCAACCACTACTCCATTGTTTATTGCTTTCAACTTGCCCCTGAGATCGAAATAGCCCCGCTTTACTCAGAGGGATTATTCATGCCTTGGATCTATGCGCAGTCCATCAGGGGGAAGGCGATACACCCTAATCAACGGGCTGCACCGGACGAAATCGTTGTGTCATCCATGGAAAACGGAATTGCTGTCAGACCCTATACAGTCAACAAAAAAGAAGACATGATCAGGCTGTTTAATATCGGCTGTTCTGCCATCATCACTGACTACCCCAAAAAGGCTCTTGAATTAAGGAAACAAACGAATGAATAGTAAAAAGACAGGTTGGTTTCAATCGCCAGCCTGTCTTTTTTTATGCTCGTTTTTTTTAAAACGTTCCTGGACTTTCCCTCTTTTTCGATCACGATAAAAGATAAACCCTGCAATGAAGCTTAATCCTCCGATGAAAAAAATCAATCCGCTCAGAAATTGGACCCATAAATATGGAAAAGGCGGCTGCAGGATCCCGAACGTCATATCACGCATAAGTTTTATTCCAAGCGCCGCGAAAATACCTGGAATGACCATGATAAGTAAAGCAAATAAACGAATCATATCCAAACTCCTTTAACTGCTGTCAAAAAAATCATATCTTATCATCCAAATTTGTCAAGGAGTTAAATATTCACTACAATAAAGAGGTGTGAAAGAATTTGCACATTTTTTCGCGAATGGAGGAAAAATTTTGCAAAATGTTCTTGTGGTTGGTGGAGGAAAAGGTGGGCTGGCTATTTTAAAGCTTTTGAGAGAATCCACTGCCATGAAAGTCACTGCAGTTATCGACCCGAATCAATCAGCACCGGGTATTGCTTTTGCCATAGAAGAGGGAATACCTGTTGACGAAGATTGGAAAAACCATTTGGATGAGTCGGTGGATATCATAATTGAAGTAACCGGCAGCGATGAAGTATTCAGACAGCTTCGAGAGGCGAGGCACCCTGAAGCAGTATTGATACCGGGAAGCGTCGCATTTTTAATGTCCACGCTCTTAGATGAAAAAGAAGAACTGATTTCTAAATTGACGAATCAATCGTACTTTCATAATTTAATTTTTGATTCTGCAGATGACGGCATGGTCGTCATTGATCCGTCAGGCAAGGTGATACTTTTTAATCGCAGTGCTGAACGTATGGTAGGTGCTTCCCGGAATTTTGCTCTTGGAAAGAACATTCATGACGTCATTCCCGGCAGTAAGCTTCCGCGGGTTATTGAAACAAGAAGGATTGAAACGAATCAGGAGCTGGTTCTGCATAACGGGATGAAGATCATCACCACGAGGATCCCGCTAATCGGAGAAAACCAGCAATTGTTTGGCGCCATTTCTGTCTTTAAGGATATTTCAGAAGTGGTGAACCTGGCAGAAGAGATAACAAATCTTAAAGAAATTCAGACGATGCTTGAAGCCATCATTCAATCCAGTGATGATGCGATATCTGTTGTGGATGAAGACGGCCGGGGTATATTGATCAATCCCGCCTATACCCGCATTACCGGACTTACGCAGGAGAGGGTGATCGGACAGCCGGCCACTGCAGATATCTCAGAGGGTGAAAGTATGCATTTGAAAGTCCTGCAGACAAGAAGGGCAGTCAGAGGCGTGAAGATGCGCGTTGGCCCAATGAAAAAAGAAGTGATTGTCAACGTTGCTCCAATAATCGTGAATGGAAAATTAAAAGGAAGCGTCGGTGTTATCCATGATGTTTCTGAAATCCAGTCATTGACCAATGAATTGGATCGGGCAAGACAGATTATCAGGACATTGGAAGCAAAATATACATTTGAAGATATAATTGGCAGCTCGGAAGAAATGATGCTGGCTATAGAACAGGCCAAGCTTGGAGCGAAGACGCCTGCGACGATACTGCTCAGGGGAGAATCGGGGACGGGAAAAGAGCTGTTTGCTCACGCCATCCATAATGCCAGCGACCGGAAGTATAACAAATTCATAAGAGTGAACTGCGCGGCCATTTCTGAGTCGCTTCTCGAGAGTGAACTGTTCGGCTATGAAGAAGGGGCCTTTTCAGGAGCGAAGCGTGGAGGGAAGCGAGGACTCTTTGAAGAGGCCAATAACGGCAGTATTTTTCTTGATGAAATCGGTGAACTGAGCGTCAATACCCAAGCGAAGCTATTAAGGGTCCTGCAGGAGCATGAAATTGTCAGGGTTGGTGGCACAAAGTCCATTCCGATTAATGTACGGATCATTGCCGCGACCAACGTCAATTTGGAAAAAGCAATAGCGGATGGGACTTTCCGGGAGGATCTATATTATCGGCTCAACCGGATGCCGATCCAGATTCCACCGCTCAGGACACGGAAAGAAGATATCCAAAGCTTGAGCGAAAGATTGATTTACAAAATCAATCAGGATTATGGCAGAAACGTGGAAGGTATGACGAGTGGTGCATTGAACAAACTAATGGCATATGAATGGCCAGGGAA
It encodes:
- a CDS encoding DUF2627 domain-containing protein gives rise to the protein MIRLFALLIMVIPGIFAALGIKLMRDMTFGILQPPFPYLWVQFLSGLIFFIGGLSFIAGFIFYRDRKRGKVQERFKKNEHKKRQAGD
- a CDS encoding sigma-54 interaction domain-containing protein, with product MQNVLVVGGGKGGLAILKLLRESTAMKVTAVIDPNQSAPGIAFAIEEGIPVDEDWKNHLDESVDIIIEVTGSDEVFRQLREARHPEAVLIPGSVAFLMSTLLDEKEELISKLTNQSYFHNLIFDSADDGMVVIDPSGKVILFNRSAERMVGASRNFALGKNIHDVIPGSKLPRVIETRRIETNQELVLHNGMKIITTRIPLIGENQQLFGAISVFKDISEVVNLAEEITNLKEIQTMLEAIIQSSDDAISVVDEDGRGILINPAYTRITGLTQERVIGQPATADISEGESMHLKVLQTRRAVRGVKMRVGPMKKEVIVNVAPIIVNGKLKGSVGVIHDVSEIQSLTNELDRARQIIRTLEAKYTFEDIIGSSEEMMLAIEQAKLGAKTPATILLRGESGTGKELFAHAIHNASDRKYNKFIRVNCAAISESLLESELFGYEEGAFSGAKRGGKRGLFEEANNGSIFLDEIGELSVNTQAKLLRVLQEHEIVRVGGTKSIPINVRIIAATNVNLEKAIADGTFREDLYYRLNRMPIQIPPLRTRKEDIQSLSERLIYKINQDYGRNVEGMTSGALNKLMAYEWPGNVRELENILGRAIIFMNYTDKIISSEHLEILDQGTDAQEKKSTGIMVAPEGISLAELVERFEKEHIENILRQNNGNKTAAAKQLDVSIRNLYYKLDKYKIATDDMQ
- a CDS encoding glycerophosphodiester phosphodiesterase, whose product is MAFTQIFAHRGSAGTHPENTMSSFKEAEKAGADGIELDVQLSKDGEVVVIHDETLDRTTNGKGFVKDFTLEELKKLDASYKFNTFFKKPRIPSFREVCEWLKTNELLCNVELKNGVFPYPQLEEKVIALVREFGLENRIIISSFNHYSIVYCFQLAPEIEIAPLYSEGLFMPWIYAQSIRGKAIHPNQRAAPDEIVVSSMENGIAVRPYTVNKKEDMIRLFNIGCSAIITDYPKKALELRKQTNE
- the spo0A gene encoding sporulation transcription factor Spo0A — its product is MKKIKVCIVDDNRELVGLLNDYIESMDDMEVLGVAHNGQECLQMLEEAEPDVLVLDIIMPHLDGLAVLEKLRENPRSTMPNVIMLTAFGQEDVTKKAVELGASYFILKPFDMENLASHIRQVSGKTNSFIKKSSSIRSAEQKPRNLDASITSIIHEIGVPAHIKGYLYLREAISMVYNDIELLGSITKVLYPDIAKKYNTTASRVERAIRHAIEVAWSRGNIESISSLFGYTVSMSKAKPTNSEFIAMVADKLRLEHKAS